The Prunus persica cultivar Lovell chromosome G7, Prunus_persica_NCBIv2, whole genome shotgun sequence genome has a segment encoding these proteins:
- the LOC18769459 gene encoding eukaryotic translation initiation factor NCBP: MELVAEKESDQQNNNNNSEKNNNTSYAQALVDSHESDEFRERQARDLKAGLHPLKHKFVFWYTRRTLGMRSQTPYEDNIKKIVDFTTVEAFWVCYCHLARPATLPSPTDLHLFKDGIRPLWEDSANCHGGKWIIRFKKAVSGRFWEDLVLALVGDQLDYGENICGAVLSIRFNEDILSVWNRNASDHQAVMALRDAIKRNLKLPHSYLMEYKPHDASLRDNSSYRNTWLRG, encoded by the exons ATGGAGTTGGTAGCAGAAAAGGAGTCTGACCAGcagaacaacaacaacaacagtgAGAAGAACAACAATACTAGTTATGCACAAGCACTTGTAGATTCTCATGAATCCGATGAATTTCGTGAACGTCAAGCTCGCGACCTCAAAGCTGGCCTCCATCCCCTCAag CACAAATTCGTGTTTTGGTACACTCGTCGAACACTAGGAATGCGAAGTCAGACACCGTATGAGGacaatataaagaaaattgtTGACTTCACTACG GTTGAAGCCTTTTGGGTGTGCTATTGCCACCTAGCCCGTCCTGCTACTTTGCCTAGCCCAACAGACTTGCATCTTTTCAAGGATGGAATTCGCCCTCTCTGGGAG gACTCTGCTAATTGCCATGGTGGTAAATGGATAATACGATTCAAAAAGGCTGTGTCGGGCCGTTTTTGGGAGGACCTG GTTCTTGCCTTGGTGGGTGACCAACTTGATTATGGAGAGAACATATGTGGTGCGGTACTAAGCATTAGATTCAATGAGGACATTTTGAGTGTCTGGAATCGCAATGCTTCTGATCATCAG GCTGTAATGGCTTTAAGAGATGCAATCAAGAGGAACCTGAAGCTTCCACACAGCTATCTCATGGAATACAAGCCACATGATGCTTCACTGCGTGACAATTCATCATACAGAAACACATGGTTGAGGGGTTAG